Proteins from a single region of Hordeum vulgare subsp. vulgare chromosome 6H, MorexV3_pseudomolecules_assembly, whole genome shotgun sequence:
- the LOC123402408 gene encoding cationic amino acid transporter 9, chloroplastic translates to MTQGPTSLLPVWARTTARRPSTRRQSLHATTADAMEGEDAHHRPSSSSSSGRPFLSGLCAAALRRKPISARASAAASGEGLVRQLGVLELVLLGIGASIGAGIFVITGTVARDAGPGVTISFALAGAACVLNALCYAELASRFPAVVGGAYLYTYAAFNELTAFLVFTQLMLDYHIGAASIARSLASYFIQFLELIPSVKGNVPSWIGHGEEFFGGVVSVNILAPILLVILTVILCRGVKESSAVNTFMTTLKIIIVIVVVFAGVFEVDVSNWSPFMPNGFKAVVTGSTVVFFAYVGFDAVANSAEEAKRPQRDLPIGILGSLLACVILYVAVCLVITGMLPYTLLGEDAPLAEAFSAKGLKFVTVLISIGAVAGLTTTLLVGLYVQSRLYLGLGRDGLLPSIFSKVHPTLHTPLHSQIWVGCVAAILAGLFNVHALSHILSVGTLTGYSVVSACVITLRWSDKATNSRSFANISIWQEGVFCLVIVALCGFIAGISYRFSYSIAFIIIAFVIATIGSFSLLFRQVYVPVDPPRFSCPGVPMVPIVSVFFNMFLFAQLHEEAWYRFVILSLIAVGVYAGYGQYNAVPSTSDHSSVAYHGVPSEAP, encoded by the exons ATGACGCAAGGGCCGACGTCACTCCTCCCGGTCTGGGCGCGGACGACTGCTCGAAGGCCCAGTACTCGACGCCAGTCGCTCCACGCCACCACCGCAGACGCCATGGAGGGAGAAGACGCACACCACaggccctcttcctcctcctcgtccggccGCCCCTTCCTCTCCGGCCTCTGCGCCGCCGCGCTCCGCCGCAAGCCCATCTCCGCGCGCGCTTCTGCCGCCGCCTCCGGCGAGGGCCTCGTGCGGCAGCTCGGCGTCCTCGAGCTCGTGCTCCTCGGGATCGGCGCGTCCATCGGCGCCGGCATCTTCGTCATCACCGGGACCGTCGCCCGCGACGCCGGCCCAG GTGTTACAATCAGTTTTGCTCTCGCTGGAGCTGCGTGTGTGCTCAATGCATTGTGCTATGCTGAACTGGCATCTCGTTTTCCTGCTGTGGTCGGTGGAGCATACTTGTACACATATGCAGCGTTTAATGAACTCACGGCCTTCTTGGTTTTCACTCAGTTGATGCTTGATTACCATATTGGGGCAGCAAGCATTGCTCGTAGCTTAGCGAGCTATTTTATCCAATTCTTGGAGCTGATTCCGTCCGTGAAAGGCAATGTTCCAAGTTGGATTGGGCATGGAGAAGAGTTTTTTGGTGGTGTTGTTTCAGTTAACATATTGGCTCCAATCCTTCTTGTCATCCTAACCGTGATCCTCTGCCGTGGTGTCAAAGAATCGTCAGCAGTGAATACTTTTATGACTACATTGAAA ATAATCATCGTCATAGTCGTTGTATTTGCTGGTGTATTTGAGGTGGATGTATCAAACTGGTCACCATTTATGCCAAATGGTTTCAAAGCTGTTGTAACCGGGTCTACAGTAGTCTTCTTTGCATATGTTGGATTCGATGCAGTTGCTAATTCTGCCGAGGAAGCTAAAAGACCACAG AGGGACTTGCCTATTGGCATCCTAGGAAGCCTTCTGGCATGTGTCATCCTATATGTTGCTGTATGCTTGGTAATTACTGGAATGTTGCCATATACATTACTTGGTGAAGATGCTCCCTTGGCCGAGGCTTTTTCTGCAAAGGGGCTGAAATTTGTAACTGTTTTGATCAGCATTGGAGCTGTTGCTGGTCTTACTACAACACTTCTTGTTGGTCTGTATGTTCAG TCACGTTTGTATCTTGGGCTTGGAAGGGACGGCCTACTACCTTCAATATTTTCCAAAGTTCATCCAACACTGCATACTCCTCTGCACTCTCAGATCTGGGTTGGTTGTGTTGCAGCAATCTTAGCTGGCCTCTTTAATGTGCATGCACTCTCTCATATTCTCTCAGTTGGCACACTG ACAGGCTACTCGGTTGTATCAGCTTGTGTGATCACACTTCGATGGAGCGACAAAGCAACTAATTCTCGCTCCTTTGCGAATATTTCAATCTGGCAGGAGGGTGTTTTTTGTCTTGTCATAGTGGCTCTCTGTGGTTTTATAGCAGGAATATCCTACCGGTTTAGCTATTCTATTGCTTTCATCATCATAGCCTTTGTGATAGCTACCATTGGCAGTTTTTCTCTGCTGTTTCGACAG GTCTATGTTCCTGTGGACCCGCCTCGTTTTTCTTGTCCTGGAGTTCCTATGGTTCCGATTGTCTCTGTTTTCTTCAATATGTTTCTGTTTGCTCAG CTACATGAAGAAGCTTGGTACAGATTTGTCATCCTTAGTCTCATCGCTGTGGGGGTATATGCTGGATATGGTCAGTACAACGCTGTTCCATCCACTTCGGACCACTCATCTGTTGCATACCATGGAGTGCCTTCTGAAGCCCCATGA